In a genomic window of Croceibacterium sp. TMG7-5b_MA50:
- a CDS encoding oxidoreductase: MPRWTASDIPSQNGRLAIVTGTGGLGYETALALARAGAGVIVAGRNPDKGATAVDSIRDAVPGAAVSFEQLDLADLDSIGAFAERIGRDRRCIDLLVNNAGVMAPPVRRVTANGFELQLGTNHLGHFALTGLLLPLLCNGRSSRVVSLSSIAAPSGAINFHDLNSERDYKPFPVYAQSKLACLLFAFELQRRAEAAGWPIRSIAAHPGVSRTELIPNGSGRGSLNGLLLTTMPFLFQPAAQGALPTLYAATASQADGGGYYGPDRLGGTRGHPTSAKVPPQALDRDVARRLWDESERLTSVRFGRPAIAVGIAAA; encoded by the coding sequence ATGCCCCGTTGGACTGCATCGGACATTCCGTCCCAGAACGGCCGCCTGGCCATCGTCACCGGCACTGGCGGCCTCGGCTACGAGACAGCTCTTGCCCTGGCGCGTGCAGGGGCGGGGGTGATCGTTGCCGGCCGCAACCCGGACAAGGGTGCCACCGCGGTCGACAGCATCCGCGATGCGGTGCCGGGGGCCGCCGTCAGCTTCGAGCAACTGGACCTTGCCGATCTCGACTCCATCGGCGCCTTTGCTGAGCGGATCGGGCGGGATCGCCGGTGTATCGATCTGCTGGTCAATAATGCCGGCGTGATGGCTCCGCCCGTGCGACGGGTGACCGCCAACGGCTTCGAGCTGCAACTGGGCACCAACCACCTCGGCCATTTTGCGTTGACCGGATTGCTGCTCCCGCTGCTGTGCAATGGGCGGTCCTCGCGGGTGGTCAGCCTGTCCAGCATCGCGGCGCCCAGCGGCGCGATCAATTTCCATGACCTCAATTCGGAGCGGGATTACAAACCCTTCCCCGTCTACGCTCAGTCCAAGCTTGCTTGCCTGCTGTTCGCGTTCGAGCTGCAGCGCCGGGCAGAGGCGGCGGGCTGGCCGATCCGCAGCATTGCCGCCCATCCGGGCGTCAGCCGCACCGAGCTGATTCCCAATGGTTCGGGCCGGGGCAGCCTCAACGGTCTGCTGCTCACGACCATGCCGTTTCTGTTCCAGCCGGCGGCACAGGGTGCTCTGCCGACGCTCTATGCGGCGACTGCATCACAGGCGGACGGTGGCGGCTATTACGGGCCGGATCGACTTGGCGGCACACGCGGGCATCCCACGTCAGCCAAGGTGCCGCCGCAGGCACTGGACCGGGATGTGGCCCGGCGATTGTGGGACGAATCCGAACGGCTGACGAGTGTCCGCTTCGGTCGCCCGGCGATCGCCGTCGGCATCGCTGCCGCCTGA
- a CDS encoding AraC family transcriptional regulator: MMEVIAAQGGGEGQFLTPMDAVRIVRSCQEIMPIRNIYRPSLCVVVKGAKEIMFGDTALAYREMECLVVSVELPAKGRMVGATPEKPYLGVTVDFDVAMLREVMQQMASPPVPSAANVPCVFIGRVDEPLADCITRLVRLTQTPDAVPVLYPAIMREICYWLLTGPHGGEMAKLALPETNTERVARVIQMLHRKFAETLRVEQLAEVANMSPSSFHHHFKQMTSMTPVQFQKQLRLLEARRLMVTNAANVSEAAFQVGYESASQFSREYTRAFGVAPKRDVMNFRALLAAAARQPGERRAAAGGSGM; this comes from the coding sequence GGTCAGTTCCTTACGCCGATGGATGCAGTGCGGATCGTGCGATCCTGTCAGGAGATCATGCCGATCCGCAACATCTACCGTCCGTCGCTCTGCGTGGTGGTGAAGGGCGCCAAGGAAATCATGTTTGGCGACACCGCGCTCGCTTACCGGGAAATGGAATGCCTGGTGGTCAGCGTGGAGCTGCCGGCCAAGGGTCGCATGGTCGGCGCCACTCCAGAAAAGCCCTATCTCGGTGTCACCGTCGATTTCGACGTCGCCATGCTGCGCGAGGTGATGCAGCAGATGGCGAGCCCGCCCGTGCCCTCCGCTGCCAACGTGCCGTGCGTGTTCATCGGGCGGGTGGACGAACCGCTGGCCGATTGCATCACGCGGCTGGTGCGCCTGACGCAGACGCCCGATGCCGTGCCGGTGCTCTACCCCGCAATCATGCGGGAAATCTGCTACTGGCTGCTGACCGGGCCGCATGGCGGCGAGATGGCCAAGCTGGCCTTGCCCGAAACCAATACCGAACGGGTCGCCCGCGTCATCCAGATGCTGCATCGCAAGTTCGCCGAGACGCTGCGGGTAGAACAACTGGCGGAGGTGGCGAACATGAGCCCGTCGTCCTTCCATCACCACTTCAAGCAGATGACATCGATGACGCCGGTCCAGTTCCAGAAGCAACTGCGCCTGCTGGAGGCGCGGCGGCTGATGGTGACCAATGCCGCCAACGTATCGGAGGCGGCGTTCCAGGTCGGGTACGAGAGCGCGTCCCAGTTCAGCCGTGAGTATACGCGCGCCTTCGGTGTCGCGCCCAAGCGGGACGTCATGAACTTCCGCGCGCTGCTGGCGGCCGCCGCACGCCAGCCGGGGGAGCGGCGCGCCGCCGCCGGAGGATCGGGCATGTAA